From Phycodurus eques isolate BA_2022a chromosome 20, UOR_Pequ_1.1, whole genome shotgun sequence, a single genomic window includes:
- the chd4a gene encoding chromodomain-helicase-DNA-binding protein 4a isoform X2: MSGSEDDRDDYGAPPPEERLMHDDEDEDISENEPQKVKKKKKAKKSRENKGSKRRSRREELPTSSPERVGVGVAGAEDETGGGGQAQRSDSEGSDYTPGRKKKKRAGSSKEKKRSGAERNSAKKKEPEPEEEEEDDDDDDFSEPKSSSQLLENWGMEDIDHIFTEEDYRSLTNYKAFSQIVRPLIAAKNPKIAVSKMMMVLGAKWREFSTNNPLRGAAAANAALATANVPAAVDTMVAEAAPPPAAAPAEPQQPPAPPLRKAKTKEGKGPNARKKSKASQKQQEKKNNAKTKKVAPLKIKLGGFNSKRKRSSSEEDEPDVDSDFEDGSMNSVSVSEGSNSRSSRSKKKPSSKAKPKRKKAEDADGYETDHQDYCEVCQQGGEIILCDTCPRAYHMVCLDPDMEKAPEGTWSCPHCEKEGIQWEAKEEVSEGEEDNGDGGEMEEDDHHMEFCRVCKDGGELLCCDSCPSSYHIHCLNPPLPEIPNGEWICPRCLCPPMKGKVQKILTWQWGEPPPSTPVPRPPELPADAPDPAPLAGRPEREFFAKWFNMSYWHCSWVTELQLELHCQVMFRNYQRKNDMDEPPPIDFGDGEEDKSDKRKNKDPIYAQLDEKFLRFGIKMEWLMIHRILNHSVDRKNNVHYLIKWRELAYDQATWEAEDMDIPDFDTYKLQYWNHRELMMGDDGKPGKKIKVKGRVKRPDRPPENPVVDPTIKFERQPDYLDSTGGTLHPYQLEGLNWLRFSWAQGTDTILADEMGLGKTVQTAVFLYSLYKEGHSKGPFLVSAPLSTIINWEREFEMWAPDMYVVTYVGDKDSRAVIRENEFSFEDNAIRGGKKASRMKKDSSIKFHVLLTSYELITIDMAVLGSIDWACLVVDEAHRLKNNQSKFFRVLNNYPLQHKLLLTGTPLQNNLEELFHLLNFLTPERFSNLEGFLEEFADIAKEDQIKKLHDMLGPHMLRRLKADVFKHMPSKTELILRVELSPQQKKYYKFILTRNFEALNTKGGGNQVSLLNVVMDLKKCCNHPFLFPGAAMEAPKLPNGMYDGSSLIKAAGKLMLLQKMMRKLKDGGHRVLIFSQMTKMLDLLEDFLENEGYKYERIDGSITGGMRQEAIDRFNAPGAQQFAFLLSTRAGGLGINLATADTVIIYDSDWNPHNDIQAFSRAHRIGQNKKVMIYRFVTKASVEERITQVAKKKMMLTHLVVRPGLGSKTGSMSKQELDDILKFGTEELFKDEGEGENKEEDSSVIHYDDKAIDRLLDRNQDATDDTELQSMNEYLSSFKVAQYVVKDEDEEEEEVQREIIKQEESVDPDYWEKLLRHHYEQQQEDLARNLGKGKRIRKQVNYNDGSQEDRADWQDDQSDGQSDYSVASEEGDEDFDERSEANSRRPNRKGLRNDKDKPLPPLLARVGGNIEVLGFNSRQRKAFLNAVMRYGMPPQDAFTTQWLVRDLRGKSEKEFKAYVSLFMRHLCEPGADGAETFADGVPREGLSRQHVLTRIGVMSLIRKKVQEFEHVNGQWSLPWMAELEENKRASQPDSPGKTPSTGTPADTQPNTPAAGDESKSDEAVRDGDKDLKKDGEADKNGKDAAKNAGEVIAIPDDDDDKTPSEDKKADEPAEADKAANGEAESAKDGESDKKSPRGRDDSASPSEAKSLGPESKSQESDVKDTSEKMDTTPPADDKKAAKEEKEAPKAEEAQKLQNGDSGKESAAAIEEKKKAKGRFMFNIADGGFTELHSLWQNEERAATVTKKTNEIWHRRHDYWLLAGIIQHGYARWQDIQNDVKFAILNEPFKGEMNRGNFLEIKNKFLARRFKLLEQALVIEEQLRRAAYLNMSEDPSHPSMALNTRFSEVECLAESHQHLSKESMSGNKPANAVLHKVLKQLEELLSDMKADVTRLPATIARIPPVAVRLQMSERNILSRLASRGPDTQTQAQTQQMSQQQ; encoded by the exons ATGTCTGGGAGCGAGGACGACCGAGACGACTATGGAGCCCCTCCGCCGGAGGAGCGCTTAATGCACG acgacgaggacgaggaTATTTCGGAGAATGAGCCTCAgaaggtgaagaagaagaaaaaggccaagaagagcagagagaataaaGGCAGCAAGAGGCGCTCGCGCAGAGAG GAACTCCCCACCAGCTCCCCGGAGCGCGTGGGCGTGGGCGTGGCCGGGGCCGAGGACGAGACGGGCGGCGGCGGCCAAGCTCAGCGCTCCGACAGCGAGGGCAGCGACTACACGCCGGGacgcaagaagaagaagcgggCCGGCAGCAGCAAAGAGAAGAAGCGCAGCGGGGCCGAACGCAATTCGGCCAAGAAGAAGGAGCCCGAGcccgaggaggaagaggaggacgacgacgatgacgacTTCTCG GAGCCCAAGTCGTCCTCCCAGCTGCTGGAGAACTGGGGCATGGAGGACATCGATCACATTTTCACCGAGGAGGACTATCGCTCTCTGACGAACTACAAGGCCTTCAGTCAGATTGTCAG GCCGCTCATCGCCGCCAAGAACCCCAAAATCGCCGTGTCCAAGATGATGATGGTTCTAGGCGCCAAGTGGCGGGAGTTCAGCACCAACAACCCCCTGAGGGGAGCCGCCGCCGCCAATGCCGCTCTGGCAACGGCAAACGTACCCGCCGCCGTCGACACCATGGTGGCCGAGGCCGCCCcgccccccgccgccgccccggCGGAGCCCCAGCAACCCCCCGCGCCGCCGCTGCGCAAGGCCAAGACCAAGGAAGGCAAAG GTCCCAACGCCCGCAAAAAGTCTAAAGCTTCGCAGAAACAACAAGAGAAGAAGAACAACGCAAAGACCAAGAAAGTGGCTCCTTTGAAAATCAAGCTGGGAGGCTTCAACAGCAAGCGGAAACGCTCATCG AGCGAAGAGGACGAGCCCGACGTGGACAGCGACTTTGAGGACGGCAGCATGAACAGTGTCTCCGTCTCCGAAGGCTCCAACAGCCGGAGCAGTCGCAGCAAAAAGAAGCCTTCGTCCAAGGCCAAgcccaagaggaagaaag CTGAGGATGCGGACGGCTATGAGACGGACCACCAGGACTACTGCGAGGTGTGTCAGCAGGGCGGCGAGATCATCCTGTGTGACACGTGTCCCAGAGCCTACCACATGGTCTGCCTGGACCCCGACATGGAGAAAGCGCCCGAGGGCACCTGGAGCTGTCCGCACTGC GAGAAGGAGGGCATCCAGTGGGAGGCGAAGGAGGAGGTGTCGGAAGGCGAGGAGGACAACGGCGACGGCGGGGAGATGGAGGAGGACGACCACCACATGGAGTTCTGCAGGGTGTGCAAGGACGGAGGCGAGCTCCTCTGCTGCGACTCGTGCCCGTCGTCCTACCACATCCACTGCCTCAACCCTCCGCTGCCCGAGATCCCCAACGGAGAGTGGATCTGCCCGCGCTGCCTG TGCCCCCCCATGAAGGGGAAGGTCCAGAAGATCTTGACGTGGCAGTGGGGAGAACCTCCTCCTTCGACACCGGTACCCCGACCGCCGGAGCTCCCGGCGGACGCGCCCGACCCCGCCCCGCTGGCAGGGCGGCCCGAGCGAGAGTTCTTCGCCAAATGGTTCAACATGTCCTACTGGCACTGCTCGTGGGTCACCGAGCTGCAG CTGGAGCTCCATTGTCAGGTGATGTTCAGGAACTACCAGAGGAAGAACGACATGGACGAGCCGCCGCCCATCGACTTTGGCGACGGGGAGGAAGACAAGAGCGACAAGAGGAAGAACAAGGACCCCATTTATGCGCAATTGGACGAGAAGTTCCTCCGATTCGGAATTAAGATGGAGTGGCTGATGATCCACCGCATCCTCAACCACAG CGTGGACAGAAAGAACAACGTCCACTACCTGATCAAGTGGCGGGAGCTGGCGTACGACCAGGCCACCTGGGAGGCGGAGGACATGGACATTCCCGACTTTGACACGTACAAGCTGCAGTACTGGAACCACAG AGAGCTCATGATGGGCGACGACGGCAAACCCGGGAAGAAGATCAAGGTGAAAGGGCGTGTGAAGCGTCCCGACAGACCGCCGGAGAACCCCGTCGTCGAT CCCACCATCAAGTTCGAGCGTCAGCCCGACTATCTGGACAGCACGGGCGGCACGCTGCACCCTTACCAGCTGGAGGGCCTCAACTGGCTGCGCTTCTCCTGGGCGCAGGGCACTGACACCATCTTGGCCGACGAGATGGGGCTGGGCAAGACGGTCCAGACCGCTGTCTTCCTCTACTCGCTGTATAAAGAG GGTCATTCCAAGGGTCCCTTCCTGGTCAGTGCGCCGCTCTCCACCATCATCAACTGGGAAAGGGAGTTTGAGATGTGGGCGCCCGACATGTACGTGGTTACGTACGTGGGGGACAAAGACAGCAGGGCCGTTATCAGAGAGAACGAGTTCTCCTTCGAGGACAACGCCATCCGGGGAGGGAAGAAAGCCTCCAGGATGAAG aAAGATTCATCGATCAAGTTCCACGTCTTGCTGACATCCTACGAGCTGATCACCATCGACATGGCCGTGCTAGGCTCCATCGACTGGGCCTGTTTGGTAGTGGACGAGGCCCATCGGCTGAAGAACAACCAGTCCAAG TTTTTCCGCGTCTTGAACAACTACCCCCTGCAACACAAGCTGCTGCTCACCGGAACGCCGCTACAAAACAACCTGGAGGAACTTTTCCACCTGCTCAACTTCCTCACGCCAGAGAGGTTCAG CAACCTGGAGGGCTTCCTGGAGGAGTTTGCCGACATCGCCAAAGAGGACCAGATCAAGAAGCTGCACGACATGCTGGGTCCGCACATGCTCAGGAGGCTCAAGGCCGACGTCTTCAAGCACATGCCCTCCAAGACGGAGCTCATCCTCCGGGTGGAGCTCAGCCCGCAGCAGAAGAAATACTACAAATTTATCCTGACCAGGAACTTTGAAGCTCTCAACACCAAAGGAGGAGGGAACCAGGTTTCGCTGCTTAACGTGGTCATGGACCTCAAGAAGTGCTGCAACCACCCCTTCCTCTTCCCCGGAGCGGCAATGGAAGCTCCCAAGTTGCCCAACGGGATGTACGACGGCAGCTCGCTCATTAAGGCGGCTGGGAAACTGATGTTGCTGCAGAAGATGATGAGGAAGCTGAAGGACGGAGGACACCGAGTGCTCATCTTCTCTCAGATGACCAAGATGCTGGACCTCCTGGAGGATTTCCTGGAGAACGAGGGCTACAAGTATGAGCGTATCGACGGCAGCATCACGGGAGGGATGAGACAGGAGGCCATCGACCGCTTCAACGCTCCCGGCGCTCAGCAGTTCGCCTTCCTGCTGTCCACCAGGGCCGGAGGTCTGGGGATCAACCTGGCCACCGCCGACACCGTCATCATCTACGACTCGGACTGGAATCCTCACAACGATATCCAGGCTTTCAGCAGAGCTCATCGAATCGGTCAGAACAAAAAAGTCATGATCTACCGCTTCGTCACGAAGGCCTCGGTGGAGGAGAGGATCACGCAGGTGGccaagaagaagatgatgcTCACCCACTTGGTGGTCCGACCCGGCCTGGGCTCCAAGACGGGCTCCATGTCCAAGCAGGAACTGGACGACATTCTCAAGTTCGGCACGGAGGAGCTCTTCAAAGACGAGGGCGAGGGCGAGAACAAGGAGGAGGACAGCAGCGTCATCCACTACGACGACAAGGCCATCGACCGGCTGCTGGACAGGAACCAGGACGCCACCGACGACACGGAGCTGCAGAGCATGAACGAGTACCTGAGCTCCTTCAAGGTGGCGCAGTACGTGGTgaaggacgaggacgaggaggaggaggaggtgcagCGCGAGATCATTAAGCAGGAGGAGAGCGTGGACCCCGACTACTGGGAAAAGTTGCTGCGCCACCATTacgagcagcagcaggaggactTGGCCCGCAACCTGGGCAAGGGCAAGCGCATCCGCAAGCAGGTCAACTACAACGACGGCTCGCAGGAGGACAGAGCCGACTGGCAGGACGACCAGTCGGACGGCCAGTCGGATTACTCCGTGGCCTCCGAGGAGGGAGACGAGGACTTTGACGAGCGATCGGAAG CCAATTCACGCAGACCGAACAGGAAAGGCCTGAGGAACGACAAAGACAAGCCACTGCCCCCCCTGCTGGCCAGGGTGGGAGGCAACATTGAG GTGCTGGGCTTCAACTCCCGGCAGAGGAAGGCCTTCCTGAACGCGGTGATGCGTTACGGCATGCCGCCGCAGGATGCCTTCACCACGCAGTGGTTGGTCCGAGACCTGCGAGGGAAGTCGGAGAAAGAGTTCAAGGCCTACGTGTCTCTGTTCATGCGGCACCTCTGCGAGCCCGGAGCCGACGGCGCCGAGACCTTCGCCGACGGCGTCCCCCGGGAAGGGTTGTCACGGCAACACGTGCTAACCCGCATCGGCGTCATGTCGCTCATCCGTAAGAAGGTTCAGGAGTTCGAGCACGTCAACGGCCAGTGGTCGCTGCCGTGGATGGCCGAGCTGGAGGAGAACAAGCGGGCCTCTCAGCCCGACTCGCCCGGGAAGACGCCGTCCACGGGAACGCCCGCCGACACGCAGCCCAACACGCCCGCTGCGGGCGACGAGTCGAAAAGCGACGAGGCCGTCAGGGACGGAGACAAAGACTTGAAGAAAGACGGCGAGGCGGACAAGAACGGCAAAGACGCTGCAAAGAACGCCGGCGAGGTCATCGCCATccccgacgacgacgacgacaaaacTCCGTCGGAGGACAAGAAGGCGGACGAGCCCGCGGAAGCGGACAAAGCCGCCAACGGAGAAGCCGAGAGCGCCAAGGACGGTGAGAGCGACAAGAAGAGTCCGCGAGGCAGAGACGACTCCGCCTCGCCTTCGGAGGCAAAGAGCCTTGGTCCCGAGTCCAAAAGTCAGGAGTCTGACGTCAAAG ACACGTCCGAGAAGATGGACACGACTCCGCCCGCAGACGACAAGAAAG CCGccaaggaggagaaggaggcgcCGAAAGCCGAGGAGGCCCAAAAGCTGCAGAACGGCGACAGCGGCAAGGAGAGCGCCGCCGCCAtcgaggagaagaagaaggccAAGGGCCGTTTCATGTTCAACATTGCGGACGGAGGATtcacag AGCTTCACTCACTGTGGCAAAACGAAGAGCGTGCCGCCACGGTCACCAAGAAGACCAACGAGATCTGGCACCGTCGCCATGACTACTGGCTGCTCGCCGGAATCATCCA ACACGGCTACGCTCGCTGGCAGGACATCCAGAACGACGTCAAGTTCGCCATCCTCAACGAGCCTTTCAAAGGCGAGATGAACCGAGGCAACTTCCTGGAAATCAAGAACAAGTTCCTGGCCAGGAGGTTCAAG CTCTTGGAGCAGGCGCTGGTGATCGAGGAGCAGCTGCGTCGCGCCGCCTACCTCAACATGTCCGAAGACCCCTCGCACCCCTCCATGGCGCTCAACACGCGCTTCAGCGAGGTGGAGTGCTTGGCCGAGTCGCACCAGCATCTCAGCAAAGAGTCCATGTCGGGGAACAAGCCGGCCAACGCCGTCCTGCACAAAG TGCTGAAGCAGCTGGAGGAGCTCCTCAGCGACATGAAGGCGGACGTGACGCGCCTCCCGGCGACCATCGCCCGAATACCGCCGGTGGCCGTGCGGTTGCAGATGTCCGAGAGGAACATCCTGAGCCGCCTGGCCAGCCGAGGACCCGACACGCAGACTCAGGCGCAGACGCAACAG ATGTCTCAGCAGCAGTAG
- the chd4a gene encoding chromodomain-helicase-DNA-binding protein 4a isoform X3 encodes MSGSEDDRDDYGAPPPEERLMHDDEDEDISENEPQKVKKKKKAKKSRENKGSKRRSRREELPTSSPERVGVGVAGAEDETGGGGQAQRSDSEGSDYTPGRKKKKRAGSSKEKKRSGAERNSAKKKEPEPEEEEEDDDDDDFSEPKSSSQLLENWGMEDIDHIFTEEDYRSLTNYKAFSQIVRPLIAAKNPKIAVSKMMMVLGAKWREFSTNNPLRGAAAANAALATANVPAAVDTMVAEAAPPPAAAPAEPQQPPAPPLRKAKTKEGKGPNARKKSKASQKQQEKKNNAKTKKVAPLKIKLGGFNSKRKRSSSEEDEPDVDSDFEDGSMNSVSVSEGSNSRSSRSKKKPSSKAKPKRKKAEDADGYETDHQDYCEVCQQGGEIILCDTCPRAYHMVCLDPDMEKAPEGTWSCPHCEKEGIQWEAKEEVSEGEEDNGDGGEMEEDDHHMEFCRVCKDGGELLCCDSCPSSYHIHCLNPPLPEIPNGEWICPRCLCPPMKGKVQKILTWQWGEPPPSTPVPRPPELPADAPDPAPLAGRPEREFFAKWFNMSYWHCSWVTELQLELHCQVMFRNYQRKNDMDEPPPIDFGDGEEDKSDKRKNKDPIYAQLDEKFLRFGIKMEWLMIHRILNHSVDRKNNVHYLIKWRELAYDQATWEAEDMDIPDFDTYKLQYWNHRELMMGDDGKPGKKIKVKGRVKRPDRPPENPVVDPTIKFERQPDYLDSTGGTLHPYQLEGLNWLRFSWAQGTDTILADEMGLGKTVQTAVFLYSLYKEGHSKGPFLVSAPLSTIINWEREFEMWAPDMYVVTYVGDKDSRAVIRENEFSFEDNAIRGGKKASRMKKDSSIKFHVLLTSYELITIDMAVLGSIDWACLVVDEAHRLKNNQSKFFRVLNNYPLQHKLLLTGTPLQNNLEELFHLLNFLTPERFSNLEGFLEEFADIAKEDQIKKLHDMLGPHMLRRLKADVFKHMPSKTELILRVELSPQQKKYYKFILTRNFEALNTKGGGNQVSLLNVVMDLKKCCNHPFLFPGAAMEAPKLPNGMYDGSSLIKAAGKLMLLQKMMRKLKDGGHRVLIFSQMTKMLDLLEDFLENEGYKYERIDGSITGGMRQEAIDRFNAPGAQQFAFLLSTRAGGLGINLATADTVIIYDSDWNPHNDIQAFSRAHRIGQNKKVMIYRFVTKASVEERITQVAKKKMMLTHLVVRPGLGSKTGSMSKQELDDILKFGTEELFKDEGEGENKEEDSSVIHYDDKAIDRLLDRNQDATDDTELQSMNEYLSSFKVAQYVVKDEDEEEEEVQREIIKQEESVDPDYWEKLLRHHYEQQQEDLARNLGKGKRIRKQVNYNDGSQEDRADWQDDQSDGQSDYSVASEEGDEDFDERSEANSRRPNRKGLRNDKDKPLPPLLARVGGNIEVLGFNSRQRKAFLNAVMRYGMPPQDAFTTQWLVRDLRGKSEKEFKAYVSLFMRHLCEPGADGAETFADGVPREGLSRQHVLTRIGVMSLIRKKVQEFEHVNGQWSLPWMAELEENKRASQPDSPGKTPSTGTPADTQPNTPAAGDESKSDEAVRDGDKDLKKDGEADKNGKDAAKNAGEVIAIPDDDDDKTPSEDKKADEPAEADKAANGEAESAKDGESDKKSPRGRDDSASPSEAKSLGPESKSQESDVKEDTSEKMDTTPPADDKKAAKEEKEAPKAEEAQKLQNGDSGKESAAAIEEKKKAKGRFMFNIADGGFTELHSLWQNEERAATVTKKTNEIWHRRHDYWLLAGIIQYPFRHAWKTTPSVGGA; translated from the exons ATGTCTGGGAGCGAGGACGACCGAGACGACTATGGAGCCCCTCCGCCGGAGGAGCGCTTAATGCACG acgacgaggacgaggaTATTTCGGAGAATGAGCCTCAgaaggtgaagaagaagaaaaaggccaagaagagcagagagaataaaGGCAGCAAGAGGCGCTCGCGCAGAGAG GAACTCCCCACCAGCTCCCCGGAGCGCGTGGGCGTGGGCGTGGCCGGGGCCGAGGACGAGACGGGCGGCGGCGGCCAAGCTCAGCGCTCCGACAGCGAGGGCAGCGACTACACGCCGGGacgcaagaagaagaagcgggCCGGCAGCAGCAAAGAGAAGAAGCGCAGCGGGGCCGAACGCAATTCGGCCAAGAAGAAGGAGCCCGAGcccgaggaggaagaggaggacgacgacgatgacgacTTCTCG GAGCCCAAGTCGTCCTCCCAGCTGCTGGAGAACTGGGGCATGGAGGACATCGATCACATTTTCACCGAGGAGGACTATCGCTCTCTGACGAACTACAAGGCCTTCAGTCAGATTGTCAG GCCGCTCATCGCCGCCAAGAACCCCAAAATCGCCGTGTCCAAGATGATGATGGTTCTAGGCGCCAAGTGGCGGGAGTTCAGCACCAACAACCCCCTGAGGGGAGCCGCCGCCGCCAATGCCGCTCTGGCAACGGCAAACGTACCCGCCGCCGTCGACACCATGGTGGCCGAGGCCGCCCcgccccccgccgccgccccggCGGAGCCCCAGCAACCCCCCGCGCCGCCGCTGCGCAAGGCCAAGACCAAGGAAGGCAAAG GTCCCAACGCCCGCAAAAAGTCTAAAGCTTCGCAGAAACAACAAGAGAAGAAGAACAACGCAAAGACCAAGAAAGTGGCTCCTTTGAAAATCAAGCTGGGAGGCTTCAACAGCAAGCGGAAACGCTCATCG AGCGAAGAGGACGAGCCCGACGTGGACAGCGACTTTGAGGACGGCAGCATGAACAGTGTCTCCGTCTCCGAAGGCTCCAACAGCCGGAGCAGTCGCAGCAAAAAGAAGCCTTCGTCCAAGGCCAAgcccaagaggaagaaag CTGAGGATGCGGACGGCTATGAGACGGACCACCAGGACTACTGCGAGGTGTGTCAGCAGGGCGGCGAGATCATCCTGTGTGACACGTGTCCCAGAGCCTACCACATGGTCTGCCTGGACCCCGACATGGAGAAAGCGCCCGAGGGCACCTGGAGCTGTCCGCACTGC GAGAAGGAGGGCATCCAGTGGGAGGCGAAGGAGGAGGTGTCGGAAGGCGAGGAGGACAACGGCGACGGCGGGGAGATGGAGGAGGACGACCACCACATGGAGTTCTGCAGGGTGTGCAAGGACGGAGGCGAGCTCCTCTGCTGCGACTCGTGCCCGTCGTCCTACCACATCCACTGCCTCAACCCTCCGCTGCCCGAGATCCCCAACGGAGAGTGGATCTGCCCGCGCTGCCTG TGCCCCCCCATGAAGGGGAAGGTCCAGAAGATCTTGACGTGGCAGTGGGGAGAACCTCCTCCTTCGACACCGGTACCCCGACCGCCGGAGCTCCCGGCGGACGCGCCCGACCCCGCCCCGCTGGCAGGGCGGCCCGAGCGAGAGTTCTTCGCCAAATGGTTCAACATGTCCTACTGGCACTGCTCGTGGGTCACCGAGCTGCAG CTGGAGCTCCATTGTCAGGTGATGTTCAGGAACTACCAGAGGAAGAACGACATGGACGAGCCGCCGCCCATCGACTTTGGCGACGGGGAGGAAGACAAGAGCGACAAGAGGAAGAACAAGGACCCCATTTATGCGCAATTGGACGAGAAGTTCCTCCGATTCGGAATTAAGATGGAGTGGCTGATGATCCACCGCATCCTCAACCACAG CGTGGACAGAAAGAACAACGTCCACTACCTGATCAAGTGGCGGGAGCTGGCGTACGACCAGGCCACCTGGGAGGCGGAGGACATGGACATTCCCGACTTTGACACGTACAAGCTGCAGTACTGGAACCACAG AGAGCTCATGATGGGCGACGACGGCAAACCCGGGAAGAAGATCAAGGTGAAAGGGCGTGTGAAGCGTCCCGACAGACCGCCGGAGAACCCCGTCGTCGAT CCCACCATCAAGTTCGAGCGTCAGCCCGACTATCTGGACAGCACGGGCGGCACGCTGCACCCTTACCAGCTGGAGGGCCTCAACTGGCTGCGCTTCTCCTGGGCGCAGGGCACTGACACCATCTTGGCCGACGAGATGGGGCTGGGCAAGACGGTCCAGACCGCTGTCTTCCTCTACTCGCTGTATAAAGAG GGTCATTCCAAGGGTCCCTTCCTGGTCAGTGCGCCGCTCTCCACCATCATCAACTGGGAAAGGGAGTTTGAGATGTGGGCGCCCGACATGTACGTGGTTACGTACGTGGGGGACAAAGACAGCAGGGCCGTTATCAGAGAGAACGAGTTCTCCTTCGAGGACAACGCCATCCGGGGAGGGAAGAAAGCCTCCAGGATGAAG aAAGATTCATCGATCAAGTTCCACGTCTTGCTGACATCCTACGAGCTGATCACCATCGACATGGCCGTGCTAGGCTCCATCGACTGGGCCTGTTTGGTAGTGGACGAGGCCCATCGGCTGAAGAACAACCAGTCCAAG TTTTTCCGCGTCTTGAACAACTACCCCCTGCAACACAAGCTGCTGCTCACCGGAACGCCGCTACAAAACAACCTGGAGGAACTTTTCCACCTGCTCAACTTCCTCACGCCAGAGAGGTTCAG CAACCTGGAGGGCTTCCTGGAGGAGTTTGCCGACATCGCCAAAGAGGACCAGATCAAGAAGCTGCACGACATGCTGGGTCCGCACATGCTCAGGAGGCTCAAGGCCGACGTCTTCAAGCACATGCCCTCCAAGACGGAGCTCATCCTCCGGGTGGAGCTCAGCCCGCAGCAGAAGAAATACTACAAATTTATCCTGACCAGGAACTTTGAAGCTCTCAACACCAAAGGAGGAGGGAACCAGGTTTCGCTGCTTAACGTGGTCATGGACCTCAAGAAGTGCTGCAACCACCCCTTCCTCTTCCCCGGAGCGGCAATGGAAGCTCCCAAGTTGCCCAACGGGATGTACGACGGCAGCTCGCTCATTAAGGCGGCTGGGAAACTGATGTTGCTGCAGAAGATGATGAGGAAGCTGAAGGACGGAGGACACCGAGTGCTCATCTTCTCTCAGATGACCAAGATGCTGGACCTCCTGGAGGATTTCCTGGAGAACGAGGGCTACAAGTATGAGCGTATCGACGGCAGCATCACGGGAGGGATGAGACAGGAGGCCATCGACCGCTTCAACGCTCCCGGCGCTCAGCAGTTCGCCTTCCTGCTGTCCACCAGGGCCGGAGGTCTGGGGATCAACCTGGCCACCGCCGACACCGTCATCATCTACGACTCGGACTGGAATCCTCACAACGATATCCAGGCTTTCAGCAGAGCTCATCGAATCGGTCAGAACAAAAAAGTCATGATCTACCGCTTCGTCACGAAGGCCTCGGTGGAGGAGAGGATCACGCAGGTGGccaagaagaagatgatgcTCACCCACTTGGTGGTCCGACCCGGCCTGGGCTCCAAGACGGGCTCCATGTCCAAGCAGGAACTGGACGACATTCTCAAGTTCGGCACGGAGGAGCTCTTCAAAGACGAGGGCGAGGGCGAGAACAAGGAGGAGGACAGCAGCGTCATCCACTACGACGACAAGGCCATCGACCGGCTGCTGGACAGGAACCAGGACGCCACCGACGACACGGAGCTGCAGAGCATGAACGAGTACCTGAGCTCCTTCAAGGTGGCGCAGTACGTGGTgaaggacgaggacgaggaggaggaggaggtgcagCGCGAGATCATTAAGCAGGAGGAGAGCGTGGACCCCGACTACTGGGAAAAGTTGCTGCGCCACCATTacgagcagcagcaggaggactTGGCCCGCAACCTGGGCAAGGGCAAGCGCATCCGCAAGCAGGTCAACTACAACGACGGCTCGCAGGAGGACAGAGCCGACTGGCAGGACGACCAGTCGGACGGCCAGTCGGATTACTCCGTGGCCTCCGAGGAGGGAGACGAGGACTTTGACGAGCGATCGGAAG CCAATTCACGCAGACCGAACAGGAAAGGCCTGAGGAACGACAAAGACAAGCCACTGCCCCCCCTGCTGGCCAGGGTGGGAGGCAACATTGAG GTGCTGGGCTTCAACTCCCGGCAGAGGAAGGCCTTCCTGAACGCGGTGATGCGTTACGGCATGCCGCCGCAGGATGCCTTCACCACGCAGTGGTTGGTCCGAGACCTGCGAGGGAAGTCGGAGAAAGAGTTCAAGGCCTACGTGTCTCTGTTCATGCGGCACCTCTGCGAGCCCGGAGCCGACGGCGCCGAGACCTTCGCCGACGGCGTCCCCCGGGAAGGGTTGTCACGGCAACACGTGCTAACCCGCATCGGCGTCATGTCGCTCATCCGTAAGAAGGTTCAGGAGTTCGAGCACGTCAACGGCCAGTGGTCGCTGCCGTGGATGGCCGAGCTGGAGGAGAACAAGCGGGCCTCTCAGCCCGACTCGCCCGGGAAGACGCCGTCCACGGGAACGCCCGCCGACACGCAGCCCAACACGCCCGCTGCGGGCGACGAGTCGAAAAGCGACGAGGCCGTCAGGGACGGAGACAAAGACTTGAAGAAAGACGGCGAGGCGGACAAGAACGGCAAAGACGCTGCAAAGAACGCCGGCGAGGTCATCGCCATccccgacgacgacgacgacaaaacTCCGTCGGAGGACAAGAAGGCGGACGAGCCCGCGGAAGCGGACAAAGCCGCCAACGGAGAAGCCGAGAGCGCCAAGGACGGTGAGAGCGACAAGAAGAGTCCGCGAGGCAGAGACGACTCCGCCTCGCCTTCGGAGGCAAAGAGCCTTGGTCCCGAGTCCAAAAGTCAGGAGTCTGACGTCAAAG AAGACACGTCCGAGAAGATGGACACGACTCCGCCCGCAGACGACAAGAAAG CCGccaaggaggagaaggaggcgcCGAAAGCCGAGGAGGCCCAAAAGCTGCAGAACGGCGACAGCGGCAAGGAGAGCGCCGCCGCCAtcgaggagaagaagaaggccAAGGGCCGTTTCATGTTCAACATTGCGGACGGAGGATtcacag AGCTTCACTCACTGTGGCAAAACGAAGAGCGTGCCGCCACGGTCACCAAGAAGACCAACGAGATCTGGCACCGTCGCCATGACTACTGGCTGCTCGCCGGAATCATCCAGTATCCTTTTCGCCACGCCTGGAAA acgACACCATCTGTGGGCGGGGCATGA